A segment of the Oncorhynchus tshawytscha isolate Ot180627B linkage group LG06, Otsh_v2.0, whole genome shotgun sequence genome:
TGGTCGCAGGAGAAGGGTTTTTCACCAGTGTGTGTCCGGATGTGCGTAGTGAGGTGGTCGCTGCGACTGAAACTGCGCATGCAGATCCGACACTGGAAGGGTTTGTGCCCTGTGTGGATCCTAACGTGTCTGCTCAGCTCGTCCGACCGCGAGAACCTCCTATCGCAGCTCTCTGCTGGGCAAGGGTATGGTCGCTCATGGACAGGCGTTTTGCTTGGGAGGTTTGGATACTTTCTCGGTCTCAATATTGGCCTCAGGGGTAAGTTCGAAGTGTTGTAGGGATTTGGTGGACAAGAGCCCTCTATCGCAGGTCCCCCAATCGTAAAATTCCTTATTGTGTTCAGAGGTGTCAGAGGTGGTGGAACCCTCAGAGAGTCCAGTGAATATGGTAACGCTTTCCTGTCAGGAAATGCCTGGATGTCTCGTTGGCAGTTTGGCTGGAAGAACCCGCTGTAGTCAGGCATGATGTTTAAGAGTGCGCTGTCCACTGTCGACTTTGGTGATGTATAGGATGAGTACGACGGCTGTGGATAAGACATGGGGCAGGTCGACGTTGCCAGGTAGGTTGATTGATCCTGGTACATTTCCCCGGTACAAGAGTAAGACGGCGTAGCATACATGTGGTTTATATCGTGTTGACTCTGCGCCATGGTGCAGCTCACAGTTCCTGCGTAAAGGTTTGGTGGTTCAGGCGAAGGCGAGGTAGACACCGGGGACGAAGCTGCCACCCTTATGTCAGCACTAGCTACGTTAATGGTACCCCCGGGATTCCAGTATTCTACACCTCTAGAATTGATCGAGACCTTCCCGGTGTATGCCACAGCCTGAGTGCGCAGTGGCTGCGTAAAGTTGCCGTGGTAAATAAACTCGAGGGTGCCCCTTTCTTCACTAAAACAATCACCTGCGAAGCaaagaaaaaataaatgttaGTTATGTCTCCAAAAAACGTTGATTATTGCTTTTACGCAAGGGTGTTTAATTTAACGCTTTTTGTTTTTCGCGCGGTTGCGCACCACTTTGTGGTTTTGTAATGGGTATGTAGGAGGTTTCAAGTCACATAACGATTGAGAACAAATACATTGACTTACCATAGCAGACCATCTACTTGATTAATATTGACCAATAATATGGATTATCCTCAATTTAGGATAATCTCAAATATGACTAATAATGCATTTTAATCCTCAAATTTTTGTAAAGTTAATGAGGACATATGGCTTCTTTTGGCCATAACAGCAAAATAGAAATGAATATTTAACAAGAATATATTAAATTAATTCTTACCCCCCTTGGTTTCACCCAATTGGCCGTGCTGTTTCCAATATGACTCAACTTTTAACCCAGTTCCCGTCTCTGGCAATGATGCGGATATTTCCTCTTCCATTGAATAGATTACCTCTTGAATGTCTTGTATAAAACTACTGGTGGGTACCCAAACTTTGTCAATAGTTTTAGCTGTCATTTTTTTGACAAGACAGTGCGCTTCAAGCCTTTACGCGCCTTTACGCACACAATATATAACCTTCAGCTGTCATGGTAAAAACTCTCCAATGCTGTATTCTCTGCCATATCATATAGTGTTCCCTACGCATGGGAAATATCATCTCATCTCGTTATATTATGGGGATGCAATATTGTAATATGCATTTAAAgggagtctctgaatgtcccggAACATCACTGACCATACAAGGACTTGGTGGTTAAAAAAGGAAAAGGTTGGGCTAGGGTTGATGACGACATCAATGAACACTTGtcaatgaatttaaaaaatacataaccAAAATTACTTTTATTTTTGCATCGTTGTTGTTAGCCTGTTTAAGTTGAGTAAATATTAACACATGTATGGCCTATTTTATTATTAATCGGCATGCTTCCAAAAGCCTGCAGGAATTCCGGTAACACTTCACCAAAAATGGATTTATCCGGTTTAATAGACGACACCCTCTTTTTACTTATATGGAATCCATCCGCTAAATTGGTGTTCATGAAATATCGGGTCGTGCCAAGGAAGAAGCCCACACAGAAGCATACGAGAAGAACGACTTCCCGCACTGTGCTTTAGAATGGAGCGTTCCTTAGGAAAGTTGGACCAGTTGGTTAAATCAAGTGTATTCATTTTGTCGTTCTATATCCTTTTATAGTCTGGGCTAACATTTTGCAAAAATGGAAACTTGAATTGATCGAAGAGCTATATCTACGTACAGATTTATTGGTTGTTGAAAAAATCTGTATTAGGTAAACAGCACATTTATGAAGCCTTCATAAACCCTAAATTAGGCATGTGCTTCAGGATGCTTTAGAAGGAATATTCCTTAGCCTATAGCACCCTTTATGTAGTATGACTGTTTAGAAATGATTTGTGCACTATATATGTAGTGCCATGAGTTGTCCATTTAGAGTTGTCCATTTAGAGTTGTCCATTTAAAGTTAGCCTGTTTGTAGCCTGTGTAAAGGAAGTTCATTAGATAAGCTATTAATCATTTGTGAATCGTGAGTTATGGGTTGCCCACATGTATAGACTGAAAATATGTATGACATATCTCTCCACCTACTCAAGACCCCACTGTATTGAAGGGATCATCTTGGGACAgcaaccccttcctctcttctcagCAAGCTGCCCTCCGTTGGTGTAAATGACACCTGGCTGATGTCTGTAGGCTTACATGTGACAGGGTTGTTGATCCAAGGGCTGTGGTAGATAGTGATAAAGCAAGGGGAAGCCCTTTAAACACTGTCTCAAGCCCTGCATGTCCACTATGACACTCAGGTAATGAGACTGCTCCTCACGCAAGTAGAGCTAATTGCTATTCTGTCACAGGGGACACTGTCTCCTGATAATGGAGATGATCTTTGGTCTAAATATGCAAAATGTGTCTGACATGTTCCTAATGACATCATACTCCCTAGGAGTTGTTGGCATATTTGTTTCCGAAGGTAGGAATCCTTAAAAGACTGGAAACTTTCCACATATGCCACTGTAGGCTAATGTATGTCATTTTCTATACACAATATGACAATGTAGGAAACACAAAAAAATGTCCATAGGCTTTTTTATATTGTCTATAACACCAGCAACAACTTTAACACTTGTCCAAATGAACATGCTAGACCTACTTAAATAAgacgagaagagagaagagagaggagagaagagagagaaaagagaggagagaggagagagaggggggggtgggagagcagaggagagaagagaggagagacaaagagagaaagagagaagaaagagaggagataaagagagaggagagaaaagagagaagagagagacaagagggaggagggaggagagagaagagagagaggagagaaagtggaATTGAACATGATAGACCTACTTAAataagatgagaagagagagaggagagaagagagagaagagagaggagagagaggagataagagagagaagagagaggagagagagaagagagagaggagagagaagagagagagaagagaagagaaagagagagagggggagagaagagaggagagacagacaagagagaaaaagagaagggagagaagagacagacaagagagaggagataaagagaagagagagagagaagaaagagtagagagaggagataaagagaagagagagcagcgagaaagagaggagaggcagagaagagagaggagagagagagaagagagaggagagagagagatgagatggaagagagagaggagagagaggagagataataggagagagagaagagataataggagagagagaagagagagagaggggagacagaagaaagagagaacagagagagagaagaaagggtagagagaggagataaagagaagagagaggagataaagagaagagagagtagagagagcggtgagaaagagaggagagagagagagatgagatggaagagagagaggagatagaagacagagagaagagagagagagaagagagagaagatagaagatagagagaggagagagaggagagataataggagagagagaagagagagagaggagagataataggagagagagaagagagagagaagagaagagaaagagagagagggggagagaagagaggagagacagacaagagagaaaaagagaagggagagaagaaagaggagagaagagacagacaagagagaggagataaagagaagagagagagagaagaatgagtagagagaggagataaagagaagagagagcagcgagaaagagaggagaggcagaggagagagaggagagagagagatgagatggaagagagagaggagagagaggagagataataggagagagagaatagataataggagagagagagaagagagagaggagagacagaagaaagagagaacagagagagagaagaaagagtagagagaggagataaagagaagagagaggagataaagagaagagagagtagagagagcggtgagaaagagaggagagagagagagatgagatggaagagagaggagagataataggagagagagaagagagagagaggagagacagaagaaagagagaacagagagagaggagagaagagagagataagaagagagagaggagagtgaaaggagagacagaatagagagaacagagagaggagagaagagagaagaaatagagaagagagagaaagagaagaaaggagagagagagcagatatagaggagagaagagagagaggagttagaagagagagaggagatagaagaaagagagaagagagagagagaggaatgactaGTGAGAAGTTTAGGAACGGTGTTCCCTCCCAATCCCCTCTCCCCTTGTTGGGGGGTAAATGGATCCCTTTTTAAGTACTCTTTTTAACGCCCACAGTTCCAAAAATGTTAGTGTATTGTGTGAACGCCGCCTTCCTCAGGCAGATGGGTTTTTTCCAGGTCCAGTGTCCGGCCGATAGGCTGCACAGCGTGCCCCCGTGGGGAATGGTGCCCTCCTTGCACCCCTCGCCCACGCTCCGCCACATTGAGCGGGATTTAGAGGAGGGGGCATTTTGTGTTGCCTATGTCTCAGTGTCACCTAGGGGTCTGGAGAGCCCCGCATGACGATTAATCAAGTGTCATGTGTGGTTTTTGTTAATATGGATCTTTGTTTTCTATCACTAGGCTGATATAGGAGAATTTGCTttgttattgtgttgtgtttttttttgtcaaatagTTAATACATTCCAAATATATCATGTTTGAGGTTTGCATTAAGCTATCTTATACATTAAAAACTGACCAGAGAATATCCATTCATAAATGCACGTATTGCAAATGGAATGAATGTATGTCTAGATGTGTTTAAATCACCCCTGACTTGAATCTTAGACATCTTTTGAAAtcacaaaaaaactgttttaagaATGACTTTACACTACAGCATCA
Coding sequences within it:
- the LOC112253108 gene encoding early growth response protein 2b-like, whose protein sequence is MTAKTIDKVWVPTSSFIQDIQEVIYSMEEEISASLPETGTGLKVESYWKQHGQLGETKGGDCFSEERGTLEFIYHGNFTQPLRTQAVAYTGKVSINSRGVEYWNPGGTINVASADIRVAASSPVSTSPSPEPPNLYAGTVSCTMAQSQHDINHMYATPSYSCTGEMYQDQSTYLATSTCPMSYPQPSYSSYTSPKSTVDSALLNIMPDYSGFFQPNCQRDIQAFPDRKALPYSLDSLRVPPPLTPLNTIRNFTIGGPAIEGSCPPNPYNTSNLPLRPILRPRKYPNLPSKTPVHERPYPCPAESCDRRFSRSDELSRHVRIHTGHKPFQCRICMRSFSRSDHLTTHIRTHTGEKPFSCDHCGRKFARSDERRRHTKIHLRQKEKKSS